A genomic stretch from Corynebacterium terpenotabidum Y-11 includes:
- a CDS encoding polyprenol monophosphomannose synthase, which translates to MANPSDRTLVIIPTFNEKENLPLIIGRVRAAEPERVDILVVDDNSPDGTGDLADEMAADDGHIRVLHRESKGGLCGAYIAGFRQGLEDGYDVICEMDADGSHAPEQLHLLLDQVDAGADLVIGARYVKGGKTVNWPWYRWALSKGGNLYISLALGAGLSDMTAGYRAYRRELIEKFNLDELSNAGYIFQVDLAWRAVQAGADIREVPITFTERVIGESKLSGSFVKDSLLVVTKWGLAHRWNQLKGLTAKLRK; encoded by the coding sequence GTGGCAAACCCCAGCGACAGAACCCTCGTCATCATCCCGACCTTCAACGAGAAGGAGAACCTGCCACTGATCATTGGCAGGGTCCGGGCCGCGGAACCGGAGCGGGTGGACATCCTCGTCGTCGACGACAACAGTCCCGACGGCACCGGAGACCTCGCTGACGAGATGGCTGCCGACGACGGGCACATCCGCGTCCTCCACCGGGAGAGCAAGGGTGGTCTCTGCGGTGCCTATATCGCCGGCTTCCGACAGGGCCTGGAGGACGGTTACGACGTCATCTGTGAGATGGACGCCGACGGTTCCCACGCTCCCGAGCAGCTCCACCTGCTGCTCGACCAGGTCGACGCCGGGGCCGACCTCGTCATCGGCGCGCGCTACGTCAAGGGCGGGAAGACCGTGAACTGGCCCTGGTACCGGTGGGCGCTGTCCAAGGGCGGGAACCTGTACATTTCCCTGGCTCTCGGCGCCGGACTGTCGGACATGACTGCCGGGTACCGGGCGTACCGTCGGGAGCTCATCGAGAAGTTCAACCTCGATGAGCTGTCCAACGCCGGCTACATTTTCCAGGTCGATCTGGCGTGGCGGGCGGTGCAGGCGGGGGCGGATATCCGTGAGGTACCGATCACCTTCACCGAGCGGGTGATCGGGGAATCGAAACTGTCCGGCAGCTTCGTCAAGGACAGTCTCCTGGTCGTCACGAAGTGGGGGCTGGCGCACCGGTGGAACCAGCTGAAGGGACTCACGGCGAAGCTGCGGAAGTAG
- the lnt gene encoding apolipoprotein N-acyltransferase codes for MTRPALRTPVRVLVLTLTAVLAGVAQFAAYQPTGLWWAAPLGLGVLFVIVDRVAARPRATRWILWLTWIQGLTCYLFLLPWVGKYVGAIAWIGLSVLESLYCLLFGAGLAWLWRRWRGSPLLLVVVPAWYVAVEWIRVNWPFGGFGWARLAWGQLGGPLAQWISIAGPALVAFMVVLCGYALSLLVRRRWISGATPVALAVVGGLLIPVVSPVWSVGDDSPTLNVAAVQGNVPRLGLDFNAQREAVLDNHVQATLTLADEVRSGVREQPDLVVWPENASDVDPYRNQDAYDKIQDAAAQIGAPILVGAVTSDEVGSRNAIIVWDPQDGPGQQHVKKYLQPFGEYMPMRDFLRIFSSYVDMAGDFKPGTGNNTVDAAGTTVGVATCYEVSFDEAYRDAVRHGATLFASPTNNATFGFTDMTYQQLAINRMRAIEYDRAVVVAATSGVSAIINPDGSVDQRTEIFREGLLQADIPVRDTRTMSARVGPVVEWILVGLGFLAAGYAFIRTRDRRPHRER; via the coding sequence GTGACGCGTCCCGCGCTGCGGACCCCTGTCCGGGTGCTCGTCCTGACGCTCACGGCAGTCCTCGCCGGCGTCGCCCAGTTCGCGGCCTACCAGCCCACCGGACTGTGGTGGGCGGCACCACTCGGCCTCGGCGTCCTCTTCGTCATCGTCGACCGCGTCGCCGCCCGTCCCCGTGCCACGCGCTGGATCCTGTGGCTGACGTGGATCCAGGGACTGACCTGCTATCTCTTCCTCCTGCCCTGGGTGGGGAAATATGTCGGTGCGATCGCCTGGATCGGACTGTCCGTCCTCGAATCGCTCTACTGCCTCCTGTTCGGGGCCGGGCTGGCGTGGCTGTGGCGTCGGTGGCGGGGGAGTCCACTCCTGCTGGTCGTTGTCCCCGCCTGGTACGTCGCCGTGGAATGGATCCGGGTGAACTGGCCTTTCGGCGGCTTCGGCTGGGCACGACTGGCCTGGGGTCAGCTCGGCGGACCGCTGGCCCAGTGGATCAGCATCGCCGGACCCGCCCTTGTCGCCTTCATGGTGGTGCTGTGCGGGTACGCGCTGAGCCTGCTGGTCCGCCGCCGCTGGATCAGCGGCGCCACGCCGGTGGCCCTGGCCGTTGTCGGTGGCCTGCTCATCCCGGTGGTCTCCCCGGTATGGTCCGTCGGCGACGACAGTCCGACACTCAATGTCGCCGCGGTCCAGGGCAATGTGCCGCGCCTCGGTCTGGACTTCAACGCGCAGCGTGAGGCGGTCCTGGACAATCACGTGCAGGCCACGCTGACGCTCGCGGACGAGGTCCGCTCCGGAGTCCGGGAGCAGCCGGATCTCGTGGTCTGGCCGGAGAACGCCTCCGATGTCGATCCGTACCGGAACCAGGACGCCTACGACAAGATCCAAGATGCCGCCGCACAGATCGGGGCCCCCATTCTCGTCGGCGCGGTGACCAGTGACGAGGTCGGGTCACGCAACGCGATCATCGTCTGGGACCCCCAGGACGGCCCCGGTCAACAGCACGTCAAGAAGTACCTGCAGCCTTTCGGTGAATACATGCCGATGCGGGACTTCCTGCGGATCTTCAGCTCGTACGTGGACATGGCAGGCGATTTCAAGCCCGGTACCGGGAACAACACGGTCGACGCCGCCGGCACCACCGTCGGCGTCGCCACCTGTTACGAGGTCTCCTTCGACGAGGCGTACCGGGACGCGGTGCGGCACGGCGCGACACTGTTCGCCAGTCCGACAAACAACGCGACCTTCGGTTTCACCGACATGACCTACCAGCAGCTGGCGATCAACCGGATGCGTGCCATCGAATACGACCGGGCGGTCGTCGTGGCCGCGACCTCGGGGGTATCGGCGATCATCAACCCGGACGGTTCCGTCGACCAGCGCACGGAGATCTTCCGGGAGGGTCTGTTGCAGGCGGATATTCCGGTACGGGATACTAGGACGATGTCGGCGCGTGTCGGCCCAGTCGTCGAATGGATACTCGTCGGCCTGGGCTTCCTCGCCGCAGGCTATGCATTCATCCGAACCCGTGACCGCCGTCCGCACCGTGAGAGGTAA
- a CDS encoding FxsA family protein, whose product MLRLLLLLYPLVEIVTFVLVGQWLGFGWAFLILLVTPFIGAALAGWSFRRLRARIPSQRSDWKRTDTFTADIAATIIDGALLVVPGILTFVLGLLMLIAPVRSLVASRIGRVVGLRVMTLGERFTVASSNFRNRRSGDSGTGDSPDSSGGTGWGDVIDHRSDEFSDGSTDDIDNINDTDNTGTDR is encoded by the coding sequence ATGCTGCGCTTGCTCCTCCTCCTGTACCCCCTCGTCGAGATCGTGACGTTCGTCCTCGTCGGACAGTGGCTGGGATTCGGGTGGGCCTTCCTGATTCTGCTGGTCACCCCCTTTATCGGAGCTGCTCTGGCAGGATGGTCCTTCCGCCGCCTCCGGGCACGGATCCCCTCCCAGCGGTCCGACTGGAAGCGGACGGACACCTTCACCGCGGACATCGCCGCCACCATCATCGATGGCGCGCTGCTGGTGGTCCCGGGCATCCTCACATTCGTCCTGGGGCTGCTGATGCTCATCGCTCCGGTGCGGTCGCTGGTGGCGTCCCGGATCGGTCGGGTCGTGGGGCTCCGAGTGATGACGCTGGGGGAGCGGTTCACCGTCGCCAGCTCCAATTTCCGGAACCGCAGGTCCGGTGACAGCGGAACCGGGGACAGCCCGGACAGCTCCGGCGGAACCGGGTGGGGTGATGTGATCGACCACCGCAGCGACGAATTCTCCGACGGCTCCACCGACGACATAGACAACATCAACGACACCGACAACACCGGTACCGACCGGTGA
- a CDS encoding SDR family NAD(P)-dependent oxidoreductase, translating to MSRIVLFGATSEIGGEIITRLASGNEIVLAARRPDALTDLEVACRDAGASAVETVFFDAADTAAQASVIDDIESRGAVDTAIAAFGVLGDQELAERDGGEVARILHTDFTAQAVLLTELSARMKARGRGNLIAFSSVAGVRVRRPNYVYGSAKAGLDGFCQGMQDALRGTGVTLSVIRPGFVIGTMTEGMDPAPLSTTPGVVAEAVVDALASGKTAVWVPRPLGLLALVMRLVPRPLWRLAPR from the coding sequence ATGAGCCGCATCGTCCTGTTCGGCGCCACGAGTGAGATCGGTGGCGAGATCATCACGCGCCTGGCGTCCGGCAATGAGATCGTCCTGGCCGCGCGGCGTCCCGATGCGCTGACCGACCTGGAGGTCGCCTGCCGGGACGCCGGGGCGTCCGCCGTGGAGACGGTGTTCTTCGACGCCGCGGATACCGCCGCCCAGGCGTCGGTCATCGACGACATCGAATCCCGGGGCGCCGTCGACACGGCCATCGCGGCATTCGGTGTTCTCGGTGACCAGGAGCTGGCCGAACGCGACGGTGGGGAAGTGGCCCGCATCCTGCACACCGACTTCACCGCCCAGGCGGTCCTGCTCACCGAACTGTCGGCGCGGATGAAGGCCCGCGGCCGCGGCAATCTCATCGCCTTTTCCTCGGTCGCCGGGGTGCGGGTACGGCGCCCCAACTACGTCTACGGGTCGGCCAAGGCCGGGCTCGACGGCTTCTGCCAGGGCATGCAGGACGCCCTGCGCGGGACCGGGGTGACCTTGTCGGTGATCCGGCCCGGGTTCGTCATCGGGACCATGACGGAGGGGATGGACCCCGCCCCGCTGTCGACCACACCCGGTGTGGTCGCTGAGGCTGTGGTGGACGCGCTGGCGTCCGGGAAGACCGCTGTGTGGGTGCCACGGCCCCTGGGCCTGCTGGCCCTGGTGATGCGGCTCGTTCCCCGCCCCCTGTGGCGCCTCGCACCGCGGTAG
- a CDS encoding M24 family metallopeptidase → MTFPLETYTARLDAVAALLADRGLDAAVLTPGPDLRFLLASAIDTHERFSALVITPTSRRIIVPAVDAGALRDGIPGQAGVEVVAWTDGQDPHGLALSGLAGSGRIAVSGEMTADHLLTLQSRGVTTVNATAVLRDVFMVKDAAETVELRRAGAAIDEVHRQVPSLLRPGRTEREVAADLETLILAGHVSVDFIIVGSGPHGADPHHDVSDRVLGHGDIVVIDIGGTLDSGYHSDCTRTYVVGDPRPDQAEAYRVLQVAQQAGLDAARPGITAGELDGIVRDIITEAGYGQFYTHRTGHGIGLSCHEEPFIIAGNDLSLVEGMTFSIEPGIYVPGDWGARIEDIVVLTASGCEPLNGTTHDLVQVAEMTEARS, encoded by the coding sequence ATGACCTTCCCCCTCGAGACCTACACCGCGCGCCTGGATGCGGTCGCGGCACTCCTCGCCGACCGGGGGCTGGATGCCGCCGTCCTCACCCCCGGCCCCGACCTGCGGTTCCTGCTCGCCAGTGCTATCGACACCCACGAGCGCTTCTCTGCCCTTGTCATCACCCCGACCTCCCGCCGCATCATCGTTCCCGCGGTGGACGCCGGTGCACTGCGCGACGGCATCCCGGGACAGGCGGGCGTCGAGGTCGTGGCCTGGACCGACGGGCAGGACCCGCACGGCCTGGCACTGAGCGGGCTGGCCGGGAGCGGCAGGATCGCGGTCTCCGGCGAGATGACCGCCGACCACCTGCTGACCCTGCAGTCCCGGGGCGTCACCACCGTCAACGCCACCGCCGTCCTGCGCGATGTCTTCATGGTGAAGGACGCCGCCGAGACCGTCGAGCTGCGCCGTGCGGGTGCCGCGATCGACGAGGTCCACCGGCAGGTCCCGTCCCTGCTGCGTCCCGGTCGCACCGAGCGGGAGGTCGCCGCGGACCTGGAGACACTCATCCTCGCCGGGCACGTGTCCGTGGACTTCATCATCGTCGGCTCCGGTCCGCATGGTGCGGACCCGCACCACGACGTTTCTGACCGGGTCCTCGGGCACGGGGACATCGTCGTCATCGACATCGGCGGCACCCTCGATTCCGGCTACCACTCCGACTGCACCCGCACCTATGTCGTGGGCGACCCCCGACCGGACCAGGCGGAGGCGTACCGCGTCCTCCAGGTGGCCCAGCAGGCGGGATTGGACGCGGCGAGGCCCGGCATCACCGCCGGTGAGCTCGACGGTATCGTCCGCGACATCATCACCGAGGCCGGCTACGGGCAGTTCTACACGCACCGCACCGGCCACGGTATCGGCCTGTCCTGCCATGAGGAGCCCTTCATCATCGCCGGCAATGATCTGTCACTGGTCGAAGGCATGACCTTCTCCATCGAGCCGGGGATCTACGTCCCGGGGGACTGGGGAGCGAGAATCGAGGACATCGTGGTGCTCACGGCGTCCGGCTGCGAACCGCTGAACGGCACCACCCACGATCTGGTGCAGGTGGCGGAGATGACGGAGGCACGGTCATGA
- a CDS encoding DEAD/DEAH box helicase codes for MTSSEPHPESPAGSLPDPLPDRVAAFAAAYGFPLDDFQLRAACAVEAGRGVLVCAPTGSGKTVVGEYAVHRALTTGGACFYTTPIKALSNQKYHDLVDRYGEDRVGLLTGDVSINGDAPIVVMTTEVLRNMVYADSDRLDRLTHVVMDEVHFLADPSRGPVWEEVILNLDPSVILVSLSATVSNAEEFGGWLTTVRGATDLIITTHRPVPLEQYMMIDRQILPLNDPKHPEEANRAVIAAASRAEETGRRTGPKRTDVVARMGAAGMLPAIYFIFSRAGCDGAVRQLLVDRVRLTTDTDRDEILRTVDAAVTEIPTDDLGVLGFRQWRRALGNGYAAHHAGMLPAFRHIVEDLFTRGLLKVCFATETLALGINMPARSVVLEKLVKYNGEAHVELTPGQYTQLTGRAGRRGKDTVGNAVVLWSRGMDPHGVAHLAGTRTYPLDSTFRPGYNMAVNLVATKGYTDAQRLLDRSFAQYQTATSVVEQATRVTGRRRDLAALEKDLAGQLRARHSDLSADDVLEYASLRRDLSLAERKAKRESGNERGKEISNLLSSLSVGDIIALPTGRNPDLAVVVRSDSDRRHPRPWIVVEDGWCGPVTPDSFSNVPVPVGHMKLNRNVSKSPKRQARAVASNLRRQHVDKPRKLKPRASGGSSREAAVLREQVHMHPVHALRDREDLVRPAERVVAARRTLDRELEATTPDSETLSATFDHILDLLGELDYVESDGARETTRVTAEGERLSRIHHESDLLVAQCLRRGIWDGLDPAELAAVASTVVFENRRESAGRHEDAVPTEALADAVSAVQRIYGELASDEARHCLPVTREPQTGFVTALHQWTAGAPLDYCLRAAEASGAQLTPGDFVRWCTRVIDLLEQIKHTGYSDSVKASARKAVPAIRRGVVELGATG; via the coding sequence ATGACGTCCTCTGAACCACACCCTGAATCACCCGCCGGGTCACTCCCTGACCCCCTTCCTGACCGGGTGGCGGCCTTCGCCGCCGCCTACGGCTTCCCCCTCGACGACTTCCAGCTCCGCGCCGCCTGCGCGGTCGAGGCCGGGCGGGGCGTCCTCGTCTGTGCCCCCACCGGCTCCGGGAAGACCGTGGTCGGCGAATACGCCGTCCACCGCGCCCTGACCACCGGTGGAGCGTGTTTCTACACCACCCCGATCAAGGCACTGAGCAACCAGAAGTACCACGATCTCGTCGACCGGTACGGCGAGGACCGGGTCGGCCTTCTCACCGGAGACGTGAGCATCAACGGGGATGCCCCGATCGTCGTCATGACCACCGAAGTGCTGCGCAATATGGTCTACGCCGATTCTGACCGGCTCGACCGCCTCACCCACGTCGTGATGGACGAGGTGCATTTCCTCGCCGACCCGTCACGTGGCCCGGTGTGGGAGGAGGTCATCCTCAACCTCGACCCGTCGGTCATCCTGGTCAGCCTGTCGGCGACGGTGAGTAACGCCGAGGAGTTCGGTGGGTGGCTCACCACCGTCCGCGGCGCCACGGACCTCATCATCACCACGCACCGTCCGGTGCCGTTGGAGCAGTACATGATGATCGACCGGCAGATTCTGCCGCTCAATGACCCGAAGCACCCGGAGGAGGCGAACCGGGCGGTCATCGCGGCCGCGTCCCGTGCCGAGGAGACCGGGCGCCGGACCGGGCCGAAGCGCACCGACGTCGTCGCGCGGATGGGCGCGGCCGGGATGCTGCCGGCGATCTACTTCATCTTCTCCCGCGCCGGATGCGACGGCGCGGTGCGTCAGTTGCTGGTCGACCGGGTGCGCCTGACCACCGACACCGACCGGGACGAGATCCTGCGCACCGTGGACGCGGCGGTCACCGAGATCCCCACCGACGACCTCGGCGTCCTCGGTTTCCGGCAGTGGCGCCGGGCGCTCGGCAACGGCTACGCCGCCCACCATGCCGGGATGCTGCCGGCCTTCCGCCACATCGTGGAGGATCTGTTCACCCGCGGCCTGCTCAAGGTCTGCTTCGCCACCGAGACGCTGGCGCTGGGCATCAACATGCCGGCCCGGTCCGTGGTGCTGGAGAAGCTCGTCAAATACAATGGCGAGGCGCATGTCGAGCTGACCCCTGGCCAGTACACCCAGCTCACCGGCCGGGCCGGACGCCGCGGCAAGGACACGGTCGGTAACGCGGTGGTGCTGTGGAGCAGGGGGATGGACCCGCACGGTGTTGCCCACCTGGCCGGGACGCGTACCTATCCGCTGGATTCGACGTTCCGGCCCGGCTACAACATGGCAGTGAACCTCGTCGCCACCAAGGGTTACACGGACGCCCAGCGACTTCTGGACCGGTCCTTCGCCCAGTACCAGACCGCCACCTCCGTGGTGGAGCAGGCGACCCGGGTCACCGGTCGGCGCCGGGATCTGGCGGCACTGGAGAAGGATCTGGCCGGCCAGCTCCGCGCCCGGCACAGTGACCTGTCGGCGGACGATGTGCTGGAGTACGCGTCGCTGCGACGGGATCTGAGCCTCGCCGAGCGCAAGGCCAAGCGGGAGTCCGGGAACGAGCGGGGCAAGGAGATCTCGAATCTGCTGTCCTCGCTGAGTGTGGGGGACATCATCGCCCTGCCCACCGGCAGGAACCCTGATCTGGCGGTGGTGGTCCGTTCGGATTCGGATCGACGCCATCCGCGGCCGTGGATCGTCGTCGAGGACGGCTGGTGTGGCCCGGTCACACCGGACTCCTTCAGCAATGTCCCGGTGCCGGTGGGGCACATGAAGCTCAACCGGAATGTCAGCAAGTCCCCGAAGCGACAGGCCCGGGCCGTGGCGTCCAACCTGCGGCGTCAGCATGTCGACAAGCCCCGCAAGCTCAAGCCGCGCGCGTCCGGCGGCTCGTCGAGGGAGGCGGCGGTCCTGCGTGAGCAGGTGCACATGCACCCGGTGCATGCACTGCGCGACCGGGAGGATCTGGTCCGGCCGGCCGAACGCGTCGTCGCCGCCCGCCGCACCCTCGACCGGGAGCTGGAGGCCACGACCCCGGATTCGGAGACCCTGTCCGCGACCTTCGACCACATCCTCGACCTGCTTGGGGAACTGGACTACGTCGAATCCGACGGAGCGCGGGAGACGACCCGCGTCACGGCGGAGGGTGAGCGGTTGAGCCGGATCCACCACGAGTCCGACCTGCTGGTCGCACAGTGCCTACGCCGTGGGATCTGGGACGGCCTGGATCCGGCGGAGTTGGCGGCGGTGGCGTCCACCGTGGTTTTCGAGAACCGTCGGGAGTCCGCGGGACGCCACGAGGACGCCGTTCCCACCGAGGCTCTGGCCGACGCGGTCAGCGCGGTCCAGCGGATCTACGGGGAACTTGCCAGTGACGAGGCCCGGCATTGTCTGCCGGTGACCCGTGAGCCACAGACCGGGTTCGTCACCGCGCTCCACCAGTGGACGGCCGGGGCGCCGCTGGACTACTGCCTGCGGGCGGCTGAGGCGTCCGGGGCACAGCTCACCCCGGGAGATTTCGTGCGCTGGTGCACCCGGGTGATCGATCTGCTGGAGCAGATCAAGCACACCGGGTACTCGGATTCGGTGAAAGCGTCGGCGCGCAAGGCGGTACCCGCGATCCGGCGTGGTGTTGTGGAGCTCGGGGCAACGGGGTAG
- the tatC gene encoding twin-arginine translocase subunit TatC, producing MPLVEHLQELRRRVLIALVAIAVGTVLGYIWYNASFLGTPSLGDILKEPYCQVPPENRLGGETGRCRLIATGPFDMFMLRLKVGFLAGLVLSAPVWFSQIWGFITPGLKKNEKRWTRGFATVATLLFVFGAVLAYFVLAYGLDFLMTMGDNVQISALNGKEYLSFALALLLIFGVSFEVPLITVMLNLAGILPYQVLKEKRRMIILVLFVFAAFITPGQDPVSMVILAVSLCVMMEIATQFARVHDKRVAKKAGLNPDSVTDDLGDDEASTIARPAPVASARPVHASSRERVLDVTGQVTSQAPGQVPGQASGQTSGTSDPTHTRYDSGDLDDVL from the coding sequence ATGCCCCTTGTCGAGCACCTCCAGGAACTGCGTCGGCGGGTACTCATCGCCCTGGTGGCGATCGCCGTCGGAACTGTCCTGGGCTACATCTGGTACAACGCCTCCTTCCTCGGCACGCCGAGTCTCGGTGACATCCTCAAGGAGCCCTACTGCCAGGTGCCTCCGGAGAATCGGCTCGGTGGGGAGACCGGGCGATGCCGACTGATCGCGACCGGCCCGTTCGACATGTTCATGCTGCGCCTGAAGGTCGGCTTCCTCGCCGGCCTGGTGCTGTCTGCCCCGGTGTGGTTCAGCCAGATCTGGGGCTTCATCACCCCCGGCCTGAAGAAGAACGAGAAGCGCTGGACCCGCGGCTTCGCCACCGTCGCCACCCTGCTGTTCGTCTTCGGTGCCGTCCTGGCCTACTTCGTCCTCGCCTACGGCCTCGACTTCCTCATGACCATGGGCGACAACGTCCAGATCTCCGCGCTCAACGGCAAGGAGTACCTGAGCTTCGCGCTGGCGCTGCTGCTCATCTTCGGGGTGAGCTTCGAGGTTCCGCTGATCACCGTGATGCTCAACCTGGCCGGCATCCTGCCGTACCAGGTGCTCAAGGAGAAGCGCCGGATGATCATCCTGGTGCTGTTCGTTTTCGCCGCGTTCATCACGCCGGGTCAGGATCCGGTGTCGATGGTGATCCTCGCGGTCTCCCTGTGCGTGATGATGGAAATCGCGACCCAGTTCGCCCGGGTCCACGACAAGCGGGTGGCGAAGAAGGCGGGCTTGAATCCGGACTCGGTCACCGATGACCTCGGTGACGACGAAGCGTCCACCATCGCCCGCCCCGCTCCGGTGGCATCGGCCCGTCCGGTGCACGCCAGCAGCCGGGAACGCGTCCTGGACGTGACCGGCCAGGTAACGAGCCAAGCACCGGGCCAGGTGCCGGGCCAGGCGTCGGGCCAGACGTCGGGGACGTCCGACCCGACGCACACCCGGTACGATTCCGGGGATCTTGATGACGTCCTCTGA
- the tatA gene encoding Sec-independent protein translocase subunit TatA, which yields MGNLGTTEILLILLVIVLLFGAAKLPKMARSLGQSMRIFKSEMKEMKNDDKPAVEAPAAPSAEAEAARRIADPTTTVTEPTTTVTDAADTRPQES from the coding sequence ATGGGCAACCTCGGTACCACCGAAATTCTCCTCATCCTCCTCGTCATCGTCCTGCTCTTCGGCGCGGCGAAACTGCCGAAGATGGCGCGGTCACTCGGCCAGTCCATGCGCATCTTCAAGTCCGAGATGAAGGAAATGAAGAACGACGACAAGCCAGCCGTCGAAGCACCGGCCGCCCCGTCCGCTGAGGCCGAGGCCGCCCGTCGGATCGCCGACCCGACCACCACGGTCACCGAGCCGACCACCACGGTCACCGACGCGGCAGACACCCGCCCCCAGGAGTCCTAG
- a CDS encoding WYL domain-containing protein yields MITGPTTARRGSRESALRQVRRVLSVLAWFRAHPDASLMTTADRFGVSVPQLREELTRVQESGLPGMLPGSLVELSVSGIRVSLEETLGLDRALALTDTEVAALELNLEKLASILADEEREDADAAARIVRSVLRARPVPTTSPVADPATPTPDNAGATVLATLRRATASRRWVRFTYLSVSSDTLTDREIIPDQVSVVDGVGYLWGRVAEADGTEDQRCFAVPRMDAVEVLDRSAPAALPREIDAEDPFGFRDADDWAELTLTEEAMWMLEYLPVWHIDGTQVEIPDTGAWLERFLLAYAPDITAVAPATVRARADARSVVALAAYRRLA; encoded by the coding sequence ATGATCACCGGCCCCACCACCGCCCGCCGCGGCAGTCGGGAAAGTGCGCTGCGGCAGGTCCGTCGCGTCCTGTCGGTCCTGGCCTGGTTCCGGGCCCACCCGGACGCCTCCCTGATGACCACCGCCGACCGTTTCGGGGTGAGCGTGCCCCAGCTCCGCGAGGAACTCACCCGCGTCCAGGAGTCGGGCCTGCCGGGAATGTTGCCCGGGTCCCTGGTCGAACTCTCGGTGTCCGGGATCAGGGTCAGTCTCGAGGAAACTCTTGGACTGGACCGCGCGCTCGCGCTGACCGATACCGAGGTCGCGGCCCTGGAGCTGAACCTGGAGAAGTTGGCGAGCATCCTCGCCGACGAGGAACGGGAGGACGCCGACGCCGCAGCCCGGATCGTCCGCTCCGTGCTGCGGGCCCGACCCGTCCCGACGACGTCCCCGGTCGCGGATCCCGCGACCCCGACGCCGGACAATGCCGGGGCCACGGTCCTGGCCACGCTGCGGCGGGCCACGGCGTCCCGCCGGTGGGTGCGGTTCACCTACCTGTCGGTCTCCTCGGACACCCTCACCGACCGGGAGATCATCCCGGACCAGGTGAGTGTGGTCGACGGCGTCGGCTACCTGTGGGGTCGGGTCGCCGAGGCCGACGGTACGGAAGATCAGCGCTGCTTCGCTGTACCGCGGATGGACGCCGTGGAGGTCCTGGACCGGTCGGCGCCGGCGGCCCTGCCCCGGGAGATCGACGCCGAGGACCCCTTCGGGTTCCGGGACGCCGACGACTGGGCCGAACTCACCCTCACCGAGGAGGCGATGTGGATGCTGGAGTATCTCCCGGTATGGCACATCGACGGCACGCAGGTGGAGATCCCGGACACCGGTGCGTGGCTGGAGCGCTTCCTCCTGGCTTACGCACCGGATATCACCGCCGTCGCCCCGGCGACGGTGCGGGCCCGGGCGGATGCCCGGTCCGTCGTCGCCTTGGCCGCCTACCGGCGCCTGGCGTAA
- a CDS encoding helix-turn-helix transcriptional regulator, whose translation MSASRNRPVPVYWEDAATRVLNLLLALVNSERPRSAAWIGDRVDGYGGAPDTVRKQLERDRILLSDLGVRLTETTEVDDGNAVEKLFGVDTAASYLPPVEFTTGQWEAVTAAGHWAMEPGLADAVQAAVTKLTPAGPLAEVDRSAPVVGAVPDSTDLTDDDLRALRRALDRGLRLEFHYWPTRTAEAQVRTLEPWGVAAVDGRLFLTGFDVGKGAQRTFRLSRIADLELLQQWRSQPVPDRPVRALVTEGLQAAATVVTAQVLFRTARARELRARTTGAPRPHPEGEVLTVGPVDRTWLLRTATAYAPDAVVLEPPDLVAEIIDRLEHAHRILGGQP comes from the coding sequence GTGAGTGCATCGCGGAACCGTCCGGTGCCGGTGTACTGGGAGGACGCCGCCACCCGCGTCCTCAACCTGCTCCTCGCACTGGTGAATTCCGAGCGTCCCCGCTCGGCGGCGTGGATCGGCGACCGGGTCGACGGCTACGGCGGCGCTCCGGACACGGTCCGCAAGCAGCTGGAACGTGACCGGATCCTCCTGTCCGACCTGGGTGTCCGTCTCACCGAGACCACCGAGGTCGACGACGGGAACGCCGTCGAGAAGCTTTTCGGCGTGGACACAGCGGCCAGCTACCTGCCGCCGGTGGAATTCACCACCGGACAGTGGGAGGCGGTCACGGCCGCCGGGCACTGGGCCATGGAGCCGGGACTGGCCGATGCGGTACAGGCGGCGGTGACGAAGCTGACCCCGGCGGGACCACTGGCCGAGGTCGACCGCTCCGCACCCGTCGTCGGTGCCGTCCCCGACTCCACGGACCTCACCGACGATGATCTCCGGGCGCTGCGCCGGGCACTGGACCGCGGGCTGCGCCTCGAGTTCCACTACTGGCCGACCCGGACTGCCGAGGCACAGGTCCGCACGTTGGAGCCGTGGGGTGTCGCCGCCGTCGACGGACGGCTCTTTCTCACCGGTTTCGATGTCGGGAAGGGGGCCCAACGCACCTTCCGGCTCTCCCGGATCGCCGACCTTGAGCTGCTGCAGCAGTGGCGGTCGCAGCCGGTACCTGACCGGCCGGTGCGTGCCCTGGTCACCGAGGGTCTGCAGGCCGCCGCCACTGTCGTCACCGCACAGGTGCTGTTCCGGACCGCCAGAGCCCGAGAGCTCCGTGCCCGGACGACCGGGGCCCCGCGTCCGCATCCTGAGGGGGAGGTGCTCACCGTCGGCCCGGTTGACCGGACCTGGCTGCTACGCACCGCCACCGCCTACGCACCGGACGCTGTCGTCCTCGAACCACCGGACCTCGTCGCCGAGATCATCGACCGACTGGAGCACGCTCACCGGATCCTCGGAGGACAGCCATGA